A portion of the Pseudoalteromonas luteoviolacea genome contains these proteins:
- the hslR gene encoding ribosome-associated heat shock protein Hsp15, with protein MTKVNPENNQDDAKVRLDKWLWAARFYKTRSIAREMIQGGKVKYNGQRCKPSRTVDVGAVIELAQGHDEKHITVLKLMDKRQAAPIAQTLYEESAQSIEKRAQNAIARKNNSFFAPRPEHKPDKKQRRELLKLKSN; from the coding sequence GTGACAAAAGTCAATCCAGAAAACAACCAAGATGATGCAAAAGTCAGATTGGACAAATGGCTGTGGGCCGCGCGCTTTTATAAAACGCGCTCAATTGCCCGTGAGATGATCCAAGGTGGAAAAGTCAAATACAACGGCCAAAGGTGTAAACCCAGCCGTACTGTCGATGTTGGCGCCGTCATCGAATTAGCCCAGGGTCACGACGAAAAACACATCACCGTGTTAAAGTTAATGGACAAACGTCAAGCCGCTCCAATCGCTCAAACACTTTACGAAGAGTCTGCACAAAGCATTGAAAAGCGCGCTCAAAACGCCATTGCACGAAAGAACAATAGTTTCTTTGCACCGCGCCCCGAGCACAAGCCAGATAAAAAGCAGCGACGCGAGCTGCTTAAGTTAAAATCAAATTAG